A section of the Telopea speciosissima isolate NSW1024214 ecotype Mountain lineage chromosome 3, Tspe_v1, whole genome shotgun sequence genome encodes:
- the LOC122656612 gene encoding 60S ribosomal protein L27a-3, which produces MTTRFKKNRKKRGHVSAGHGRIGKHRKHPGGRGNAGGMHHHRILFDKYHPGYFGKVGMRYFHKLRNKFYCPIVNIDKLWSMIPQEVKDKASPENAPLIDVTQYGFFKVLGKGQLPSSQPFVVKTKLVSKIAEKKIKEAGGAVVLTA; this is translated from the coding sequence ATGACGACAAGATTCAAGaaaaataggaagaagagaggTCATGTCTCCGCCGGCCATGGTCGAATAGGCAAGCATCGCAAACATCCGGGAGGTCGGGGTAATGCTGGTGGTATGCATCACCACAGGATTTTGTTCGACAAGTACCATCCAGGTTACTTCGGTAAGGTTGGTATGAGGTATTTCCACAAGTTGCGCAACAAATTCTATTGTCCGATCGTTAACATCGACAAGCTCTGGTCGATGATTCCGCAAGAGGTGAAGGACAAGGCATCACCCGAGAATGCACCTCTGATTGACGTCACTCAGTACGGGTTCTTTAAGGTTTTGGGCAAGGGGCAGTTGCCTTCCTCACAGCCCTTCGTGGTCAAGACCAAACTAGTGTCAAAGATAGCAGAAAAGAAGATTAAAGAGGCTGGAGGCGCCGTCGTCCTCACTGCTTAG
- the LOC122654064 gene encoding uncharacterized protein LOC122654064, producing MKLYPLLLKPPSTTTHKRITSNGSRFYPYFKDCVGAIDGSHIPTWVQVEQHRSFRDRHGCISQNILAACDFDKKFTYILAGWAGSASDSRILDNAIHRVGEGRLVVPEDKFYLVDAGFPNQKGFLRPFRNVRYHVKEWKNSNLGPQDKKELFNLRHASLRNCIECAFGLLKKRFKILKNQPEYPFKTQVKIVNACVLLHNLCLTVNSYEEEESFFEAEEEEESTSNNASITVETDVESEDDDNVVQGTGNVEWDQFREGMADNMWGSWMGGGVDDDDMYNDLNGFDDVNDSD from the coding sequence ATGAAATTATACCCACTACTGCTCAAGCCTCCAAGTACAACAACGCATAAGCGAATCACAAGTAACGGTAGTAGATTCTATCCATACTTCAAGGATTGCGTTGGAGCCATAGATGGTTCACATATCCCAACATGGGTTCAAGTAGAACAACATCGTTCATTTCGTGATAGGCATGGATGTATATCCCAAAACATCCTAGCTGCATGCGATTTTGACAAGAAGTTTACATATATACTTGCTGGCTGGGCAGGATCGGCATCAGATTCTCGAATATTGGATAATGCCATACACAGGGTAGGAGAAGGAAGGTTAGTGGTACCTGAAGACAAATTCTATCTTGTTGATGCTGGGTTTCCTAATCAGAAAGGATTCTTGAGACCATTCCGTAATGTTCGATATCACGTGAAAGAGTGGAAAAACTCTAATTTGGGGCCGCAAGATAAGAAGGAGTTGTTTAATTTACGACATGCCTCTTTGCGTAATTGCATTGAATGTGCGTTTGGTCTCTTGAAGAAAAGATTCAAGATATTGAAAAATCAGCCTGAATATCCTTTTAAGACACAAGTCAAGATTGTGAATGCTTGTGTTCTTCTTCATAATTTGTGTTTGACTGTAAATAGTTATGAGGAAGAGGAGTCATTTTTCGAagctgaggaagaagaagaatctactTCCAACAATGCTAGCATAACAGTAGAAACAGATGTGGAATCTGAGGATGATGACAATGTTGTTCAAGGTACTGGTAATGTGGAATGGGATCAATTCCGAGAAGGCATGGCTGACAACATGTGGGGCAGCTGGATGGGAGGcggtgtagatgatgatgatatgtATAATGATCTcaatggttttgatgatgtgAATGATTCAGATTGA